In Rhizobiales bacterium NRL2, a genomic segment contains:
- a CDS encoding oxidoreductase codes for MNDQNRLKRLEGRIALVTGASRGIGAAIARRYAAEGAHVVAVARDAGKLEELDDEIARLGGSATLVPMDLKEWQSIDGLAAPLAERFGRLDILVGNAGILGTLTPMAEIQPDEWESVFRVNVHANWRLIRATDPLLRRSDAGRALFVTSGITRRAAPYWGVYATTKAALEKLAQTYAAEVEKTAVRVNVINPGPTRTAMRATAFPGENPDTLPHPDEIMEAFVAAAMPDFQGNGLWIAADETAQAAGPAN; via the coding sequence ATGAACGATCAGAACCGGCTGAAGCGACTCGAGGGCCGAATCGCCCTGGTCACCGGCGCCTCCCGCGGCATCGGCGCGGCCATCGCGCGGCGCTACGCCGCCGAAGGCGCACATGTCGTCGCGGTCGCCCGGGACGCCGGGAAACTGGAGGAACTGGACGACGAGATCGCCCGGCTCGGCGGCAGCGCCACGCTGGTGCCCATGGACCTGAAGGAATGGCAGTCGATCGACGGGCTCGCCGCGCCGCTGGCCGAACGCTTCGGCCGCCTCGACATACTGGTCGGCAATGCGGGCATACTCGGCACACTGACGCCCATGGCCGAAATCCAGCCCGACGAATGGGAGAGCGTGTTCCGCGTCAACGTGCACGCCAACTGGCGGCTGATCCGCGCGACGGACCCGCTGCTGCGCCGTTCCGACGCCGGGCGCGCGCTTTTCGTCACCTCGGGCATCACCCGCCGCGCCGCGCCCTACTGGGGCGTCTATGCCACAACCAAGGCGGCGCTGGAGAAGCTGGCGCAGACCTACGCCGCCGAGGTCGAGAAGACCGCCGTCCGGGTCAATGTGATCAACCCCGGCCCGACGCGGACGGCCATGCGGGCGACAGCCTTCCCCGGCGAGAACCCCGACACGCTGCCCCATCCCGACGAGATCATGGAGGCCTTCGTCGCCGCCGCCATGCCCGACTTCCAGGGCAACGGCCTCTGGATCGCCGCCGACGAGACGGCGCAGGCGGCCGGCCCGGCCAACTGA
- a CDS encoding alanine racemase: MIPKRLAAATLTIDLGALADNWRLLDRLTGRAETAAVVKADAYGIGIAHAVPALTAAGCRTFFTALPDEGEQVRRHAPDSVVYVLDGLLPGAEDDYTALGLIPVLSDLGQIERWGRHAAALGRRLACAIHLDTGMTRLGLLGQAVERLIAEPALLDGLDVRAWLTHPACADLPGHEMNAHQLALFRERTGRLPRAALSAANSPAVFLDPEWHMDLVRPGVALYGSNPSSLCRGAMKEVVHLKARVLQVHEVTGERTIGYGATHRLGAPGRIATCGVGYGDGYLRSFGNRGFGVIAGHRVPLVGRVSMDLISFDITGVPEGRVDPTAEISLIGGGVDIDELAAKGDTIAYELLTGLGARYARDYVGASV; encoded by the coding sequence ATGATCCCGAAACGTCTCGCGGCAGCGACCCTGACCATCGACCTCGGCGCGCTGGCTGACAACTGGCGGCTACTGGACCGGCTCACCGGCCGCGCCGAGACGGCGGCGGTGGTCAAGGCCGACGCCTATGGGATCGGCATTGCCCATGCCGTCCCGGCCCTCACTGCAGCCGGCTGCCGAACGTTCTTCACCGCCCTGCCCGACGAGGGCGAACAGGTTCGCCGCCATGCGCCGGATTCGGTCGTCTACGTTCTGGACGGCCTCCTGCCCGGGGCAGAGGACGACTATACCGCGCTGGGCCTGATCCCGGTGCTGAGCGACCTGGGCCAGATCGAGCGCTGGGGGCGTCATGCCGCGGCGCTTGGCCGGCGGCTCGCCTGCGCCATTCATCTCGACACCGGCATGACGCGTCTCGGCCTGCTGGGACAGGCGGTGGAGCGGCTGATCGCCGAACCCGCGCTGCTGGACGGGCTGGACGTCCGGGCCTGGTTGACCCATCCGGCCTGCGCCGACCTGCCGGGGCACGAGATGAACGCCCACCAGCTCGCGCTGTTTCGCGAGCGCACCGGAAGGCTGCCCCGCGCGGCGCTCAGCGCCGCCAATTCGCCCGCCGTCTTCCTCGATCCGGAATGGCACATGGACCTGGTCCGTCCCGGGGTTGCGCTGTACGGCTCGAATCCCTCGTCCCTCTGTCGTGGCGCAATGAAGGAAGTCGTGCACCTGAAGGCGCGCGTCCTGCAGGTGCACGAGGTCACGGGAGAAAGGACCATCGGCTATGGCGCGACCCATCGCCTCGGCGCGCCCGGCCGCATCGCCACCTGCGGCGTCGGCTATGGCGACGGCTACCTCAGATCCTTCGGAAACCGCGGGTTCGGCGTGATCGCCGGCCATCGCGTGCCGCTGGTCGGACGCGTCTCCATGGACCTGATCAGCTTCGACATCACCGGGGTGCCGGAGGGCCGGGTGGACCCGACGGCGGAGATTTCGCTCATCGGCGGCGGGGTCGATATCGACGAACTTGCTGCAAAGGGCGACACGATCGCTTATGAACTGCTCACGGGTCTGGGCGCACGCTACGCCCGCGACTATGTGGGAGCATCTGTTTGA
- a CDS encoding ABC transporter permease, producing the protein MFALVGRVILEFLAAIGRLCVFTGHGLRHCVTPPWYPRLLLRQMLQIGYYSLPVIGLTAFFTGAVLALQIYIGGSRFNAESLVSSIVVLGITRELGPVIGGLMVAGRVSAAMAAEIGTMRVTEQIDALTTLSTNPFKYLVAPRLIAGATMLPLLVLVADIIGVFGGFVIGTQKLGFNIGNYISSTINFLHVDDVVSGLVKAAIFGFLISLMGCYHGFMSRGGAQGVGRATTNAVVSASILILISNYVVTELFFAQ; encoded by the coding sequence ATCTTCGCGCTGGTCGGACGTGTCATTCTCGAGTTCCTGGCGGCCATCGGTCGCCTGTGCGTCTTCACCGGCCATGGGCTGCGCCATTGCGTGACCCCGCCCTGGTATCCTCGGCTGCTGCTGCGGCAGATGCTGCAGATCGGCTACTACTCGCTGCCGGTGATCGGTCTAACCGCGTTCTTCACCGGCGCGGTGCTCGCGCTGCAGATCTACATTGGCGGGTCGCGGTTCAATGCCGAAAGCCTCGTCTCCTCGATCGTGGTGCTGGGCATCACGCGCGAACTGGGGCCGGTCATCGGCGGTCTGATGGTCGCGGGCCGGGTCAGCGCCGCCATGGCGGCCGAAATCGGCACCATGCGGGTGACCGAGCAGATCGATGCCCTGACCACGCTGTCGACCAATCCGTTCAAGTATCTTGTCGCGCCGCGCCTGATCGCCGGGGCCACCATGCTGCCGCTGCTGGTGCTCGTCGCCGACATCATCGGCGTCTTCGGCGGCTTCGTGATCGGCACCCAGAAGCTGGGCTTCAACATCGGCAACTACATCTCCAGCACCATCAACTTCCTGCACGTGGACGACGTCGTTTCCGGCCTGGTGAAGGCGGCGATCTTCGGCTTCCTGATTTCGCTGATGGGCTGCTATCACGGCTTCATGAGCCGCGGCGGCGCCCAGGGCGTCGGCCGCGCCACCACCAACGCGGTGGTCAGTGCCTCGATCCTGATCCTCATTTCCAATTACGTGGTCACGGAGCTCTTCTTCGCGCAATGA
- a CDS encoding ABC transporter ATP-binding protein has protein sequence MNAQPKIAMKGVTKSFGSKQVLRGIDLEVGEAESLVVIGGSGTGKSVMIKTVLGIVRPDGGSIRIDGEEIADAGPAEREKHMKKMGMLFQGSALFDSLPVWENVAFGLIQGQRMKRSEAREAAEAKLAQVGLNAEVGELMPAELSGGMQKRVALARAIATDPEIIFFDEPTTGLDPIMADVINDLIVKCVRELGATAVSITHDMASARKIADRVAMIYEGRILWAGAAEDIDDSGNEYVDQFVHGRAEGPIQMQVRKL, from the coding sequence ATGAACGCCCAGCCGAAAATCGCCATGAAGGGCGTCACCAAGTCCTTCGGTTCGAAGCAGGTGCTGCGCGGCATCGACCTGGAGGTGGGCGAAGCGGAATCGCTGGTCGTGATCGGCGGTTCCGGCACCGGCAAGTCGGTCATGATCAAGACCGTTCTGGGCATCGTCCGTCCCGACGGCGGCTCGATCCGGATCGATGGCGAGGAAATCGCCGACGCCGGGCCCGCCGAGCGCGAGAAGCACATGAAGAAGATGGGCATGCTGTTCCAGGGCTCGGCCCTGTTCGACAGCCTGCCGGTCTGGGAGAACGTCGCCTTCGGCCTGATCCAGGGTCAGCGGATGAAACGCTCGGAAGCGCGGGAGGCCGCGGAGGCCAAGCTGGCGCAGGTCGGCCTGAACGCCGAAGTCGGCGAACTGATGCCGGCGGAACTGTCGGGCGGCATGCAGAAGCGCGTGGCGCTGGCCCGCGCCATCGCCACGGACCCGGAGATCATCTTCTTCGACGAGCCGACGACGGGACTCGATCCCATCATGGCCGACGTGATCAACGACCTGATCGTCAAATGCGTGCGGGAGCTGGGCGCGACTGCGGTTTCGATCACCCATGACATGGCCTCGGCGCGGAAGATCGCCGATCGGGTGGCGATGATCTACGAAGGGCGTATCCTCTGGGCCGGCGCCGCCGAAGACATCGACGATTCGGGCAACGAGTATGTCGACCAGTTCGTCCACGGCCGGGCCGAGGGACCGATACAGATGCAGGTCCGCAAGCTGTGA
- a CDS encoding DNA repair protein RadA: protein MARASRRYVCRECGAVYPKWRGFCDSCGAADSVEEETASARPRAFGVIQGGGRKRAAELTDLSVETLDEPRRTSGVVELDRVLGGGLVRGSAILIGGDPGIGKSTLLLQSAARMAATGQKVVYISGEEATAQIAMRARRLGVDGASMKVANANALGEIMAALEQGPAPDLLVIDSIQTVFSENLDSAPGTVAQVRACGHELVQYAKQSGAAVVLVGHVTKDGQIAGPRVLEHMVDTVLYFEGDRSHQFRILRAVKNRFGAADEIGVFEMAEKGLMETPNPSALFLGDRDEPVAGASIFAGMEGSRPILVEIQALVAPSPLATPRRAVVGWDSGRLAMILAVLDTRLGLSLGQNEVYLNVAGGLRIGEPAADLAVAAALLSSLADRPLPAATVVFGEVGLAGEVRRVARAEARLKEAAKLGFRRAIAPSGSEGRDLLETTEIDGLHRLFSLFPLDEEQGA from the coding sequence ATGGCCAGGGCGAGCCGCCGATATGTCTGCCGCGAATGCGGCGCGGTCTATCCGAAATGGCGCGGCTTCTGCGACTCCTGTGGCGCGGCGGACAGCGTCGAGGAGGAAACGGCCAGCGCGCGGCCCCGGGCCTTTGGCGTGATACAGGGCGGCGGCCGCAAGCGGGCCGCCGAGTTGACCGATCTTTCCGTCGAGACACTGGACGAGCCGCGCCGCACCAGCGGTGTCGTCGAACTGGACCGCGTGCTGGGCGGGGGTCTGGTGCGCGGCTCGGCCATCCTGATCGGCGGCGACCCCGGTATCGGCAAGTCCACGCTGCTGCTCCAGTCCGCGGCCCGGATGGCCGCGACCGGCCAGAAGGTCGTCTACATCTCCGGGGAGGAAGCGACGGCGCAGATCGCCATGCGCGCGCGCCGGCTGGGCGTCGACGGCGCCTCGATGAAGGTCGCCAACGCCAATGCGCTGGGCGAGATCATGGCGGCTCTGGAACAGGGGCCCGCGCCGGATCTGCTGGTGATCGATTCCATCCAGACCGTCTTCTCCGAGAATCTCGACAGCGCGCCGGGCACCGTTGCCCAGGTGAGGGCCTGCGGCCACGAACTGGTGCAGTACGCCAAGCAGTCGGGCGCGGCGGTGGTGCTGGTCGGTCACGTCACCAAGGATGGGCAGATCGCGGGACCCCGCGTGCTGGAGCACATGGTCGACACGGTGCTGTACTTCGAAGGCGACCGCAGCCACCAGTTCCGGATCCTGCGCGCGGTCAAGAACCGCTTCGGCGCCGCCGACGAGATCGGCGTCTTCGAGATGGCCGAGAAGGGCCTGATGGAGACGCCCAACCCTTCGGCGCTGTTCCTGGGCGACCGAGACGAGCCGGTGGCCGGCGCGTCGATATTCGCCGGCATGGAGGGCAGCCGGCCGATCCTGGTGGAGATTCAGGCGCTGGTGGCGCCATCGCCGCTGGCCACGCCCCGGCGTGCCGTCGTCGGCTGGGACAGCGGTCGGCTGGCCATGATCCTGGCTGTGCTCGATACCCGTCTCGGCCTCTCGCTGGGGCAGAACGAGGTCTATCTCAACGTCGCGGGCGGGCTGCGCATCGGCGAGCCCGCCGCCGACCTGGCCGTCGCCGCGGCCCTGCTGTCTTCGCTGGCGGACCGGCCGCTGCCGGCGGCCACCGTGGTTTTCGGGGAGGTCGGGCTGGCCGGCGAGGTGCGCCGCGTCGCCCGGGCCGAGGCGCGGCTGAAGGAAGCGGCCAAGCTGGGTTTCCGCCGCGCCATCGCGCCGTCGGGCTCCGAGGGGCGGGATCTGCTGGAAACGACGGAGATCGACGGGCTGCACAGGCTGTTCAGCCTTTTCCCTCTGGACGAGGAACAGGGCGCATGA
- a CDS encoding amidophosphoribosyltransferase, protein MNDMLTTRPFDADDDHFHEECAVFGIWGAGSDEDNPSRAAAITATGLHALQHRGQEACGIVAFDKSQFLVHRAVGLVGDVFGKGKADRGGAGPLTRLVGSSAIGHTRYATSGKGAGPASIRNIQPLWTDLDETGGFALAHNGNLTNAMALKAELRAEGRRFQSTSDTEVILDLMARSRERRLANRLIDALSRVVGAYSIVGLSAKKLIGVRDPSGVRPLVLGRLDNAWIICSETCALDIVGATFVRDIEPGEMIVIDEDGMQTRRIGAAPRRFCIFEYIYFSRPDSFVEGRNVYSIRQAIGRELAKEETHSADMVIPVPDSGTPAAVGYAKESGIPFELAVTRSQLAGRSFIEPDQESREQVVRRKLNVNRDMVRGKSVVLVDDSIVRGTTSKILVKMFRDAGVREVHMRIASPPTRSPCYYGVDTPSKGELIFNQYANLEQMERHLGVDSLRYLSVPGMYRAVGETDIPEDETECGAKAGYCDACFTGKYPIRLVDNSEGSVTQKDLFRELGY, encoded by the coding sequence ATGAATGACATGCTGACGACGCGTCCCTTCGATGCCGACGACGATCATTTCCACGAGGAATGCGCCGTCTTCGGCATCTGGGGCGCGGGATCCGACGAGGACAACCCCAGCCGCGCCGCCGCCATCACCGCGACCGGACTGCACGCGCTGCAGCATCGCGGCCAGGAGGCCTGCGGTATCGTCGCCTTCGACAAGAGCCAGTTCCTGGTCCACCGGGCCGTCGGGCTGGTCGGCGACGTCTTCGGCAAGGGCAAGGCCGATCGCGGCGGCGCCGGCCCATTGACCCGGCTGGTCGGCTCGTCGGCCATCGGCCATACGCGCTACGCCACGTCCGGCAAGGGCGCGGGGCCGGCGTCGATCCGCAATATCCAGCCGCTCTGGACCGATCTGGACGAGACCGGCGGCTTCGCGCTCGCCCACAACGGGAATCTGACCAACGCGATGGCCCTGAAGGCGGAACTGCGCGCCGAGGGACGCCGGTTCCAGTCGACCAGCGACACCGAGGTGATCCTGGACCTGATGGCCCGCAGCCGGGAGCGCCGGCTCGCCAACCGCCTGATCGACGCCCTGAGCCGCGTCGTGGGCGCCTACTCGATCGTCGGCCTTTCGGCCAAGAAGCTGATCGGCGTACGCGACCCCTCGGGCGTGCGTCCGCTGGTGCTCGGCCGGCTCGACAACGCCTGGATCATCTGCTCGGAGACCTGCGCGCTGGATATCGTCGGCGCCACTTTCGTGCGCGATATCGAGCCCGGTGAGATGATCGTCATCGACGAGGACGGCATGCAGACGCGCCGCATCGGCGCCGCGCCGCGCCGCTTCTGCATTTTCGAATACATCTATTTTTCCCGTCCTGATTCCTTCGTCGAAGGCCGCAATGTCTACAGCATCCGCCAGGCCATCGGCCGGGAGCTGGCGAAGGAGGAGACGCACAGCGCCGACATGGTCATCCCGGTGCCCGATTCAGGCACGCCGGCCGCAGTGGGCTACGCCAAGGAAAGCGGTATCCCGTTCGAACTGGCGGTGACGCGCAGCCAGCTCGCCGGCCGCAGCTTCATCGAGCCGGATCAGGAAAGCCGCGAGCAGGTCGTGCGCCGCAAGCTGAACGTCAACCGCGACATGGTCAGGGGCAAGAGCGTGGTGCTGGTCGACGATTCCATCGTCCGCGGCACCACGTCGAAGATCCTGGTGAAGATGTTCCGCGATGCCGGGGTGCGCGAGGTTCACATGCGCATCGCCAGTCCGCCGACGCGCAGCCCCTGCTATTACGGTGTCGACACGCCCTCCAAGGGTGAACTGATCTTCAATCAGTACGCCAATCTGGAGCAGATGGAGCGTCATCTGGGCGTCGACAGCCTGCGCTATCTCTCGGTTCCGGGCATGTACCGGGCGGTCGGTGAGACCGACATCCCCGAGGATGAGACCGAATGCGGCGCGAAGGCCGGCTATTGCGACGCCTGTTTCACGGGGAAATATCCGATCCGGCTGGTCGACAATTCCGAAGGCAGCGTCACCCAGAAGGATCTGTTCCGCGAACTCGGCTACTGA
- a CDS encoding replicative DNA helicase produces the protein MSDNITAFPGDAPDHEGGDAAPKVLPHNLEAEQQLLGALLYNNDAAARVLDFLKPEHFFQPLHGRIYESILTLIERGELANPVTLKTRFEQDAAIRELGGPGYLVDLTARAVNVIRAEEYARILYDLFLRREIILLSEEMAERGRTADLTDAASQQIEDAESRLYTLAEAGEVKNDFRSFKIAVAESLDRIEAAYKREGQLVGVTTGLREMDQRLGGLHRTDLLILAGRPGMGKSALAMTIALNATRAYRPIYNDAGDIVDAEGAVVGVFSLEMSREQLATRIVSEQTRISSSDLRTGRIDKNAYLNTVVPATQELMDLPLFIDDTPALSIAQLRSRARRLKRQHGLGLIIIDYIQLMRPSGQKRVENRVQELTEITQGLKAVAKELNVPVLALSQLSRQVEQREDKRPQLSDLRESGSIEQDADVVMFVYREAYYAQKDKPDEENFAEMEQWQQKMAQIYNRAEVIIGKQRHGPTGTMEVFFEPEFTIFRNLDTHHDPSEIH, from the coding sequence ATGTCCGACAACATCACAGCGTTCCCCGGCGATGCGCCGGACCACGAAGGCGGCGACGCCGCACCGAAGGTTCTGCCTCACAATCTCGAGGCCGAGCAGCAGCTTCTCGGCGCCCTGCTCTACAACAACGACGCGGCGGCGCGGGTGCTCGACTTCCTGAAGCCTGAGCACTTCTTCCAGCCGTTGCACGGCCGCATCTACGAATCCATCCTGACCCTGATCGAGCGCGGCGAACTGGCCAATCCGGTCACGCTGAAGACCCGCTTCGAACAGGATGCGGCGATCAGGGAACTGGGCGGCCCCGGCTACCTCGTCGACCTGACGGCGCGCGCGGTCAACGTCATCCGGGCCGAGGAATACGCCCGCATCCTCTACGATCTCTTCCTCCGCCGGGAAATCATCCTGCTCAGCGAGGAAATGGCCGAGCGCGGGCGCACGGCGGACCTCACCGACGCGGCGAGCCAGCAGATCGAAGACGCGGAATCGCGCCTCTACACCCTGGCCGAGGCCGGCGAGGTCAAGAACGACTTCCGATCCTTCAAGATCGCCGTGGCCGAGAGTCTCGACCGCATCGAGGCGGCCTACAAACGCGAAGGCCAACTCGTCGGCGTGACCACGGGACTGCGCGAGATGGACCAGCGCCTGGGCGGCCTGCATCGCACGGACCTGCTGATTCTCGCCGGCCGACCGGGCATGGGCAAGTCTGCGCTGGCCATGACCATTGCGCTGAACGCCACGCGCGCCTACCGGCCGATCTACAACGACGCCGGCGATATCGTGGACGCCGAAGGCGCCGTGGTCGGCGTCTTCAGCCTGGAAATGAGCCGCGAACAGCTCGCCACCCGTATCGTCTCCGAACAGACCCGGATCAGTTCCAGCGACCTCCGCACCGGGCGCATCGACAAGAACGCCTATCTCAACACAGTGGTGCCCGCGACGCAGGAACTGATGGACCTGCCGCTGTTCATCGACGATACGCCGGCGCTCTCCATCGCCCAGCTCCGCTCCCGCGCCAGACGGCTGAAGCGCCAGCACGGCCTCGGCCTGATCATTATCGACTACATTCAGCTCATGCGGCCGTCCGGGCAGAAGCGCGTCGAGAACCGGGTCCAGGAACTGACCGAGATTACCCAGGGACTGAAGGCGGTCGCCAAGGAACTGAACGTGCCTGTCCTCGCCCTGTCCCAGCTCTCGCGCCAGGTGGAGCAGCGCGAGGACAAGCGGCCGCAGCTCTCGGACCTGCGCGAATCCGGCTCCATCGAACAGGACGCGGATGTCGTCATGTTCGTCTACCGCGAGGCCTACTACGCCCAGAAGGACAAGCCCGACGAGGAAAACTTCGCCGAGATGGAGCAGTGGCAGCAGAAGATGGCGCAGATCTACAACCGCGCGGAAGTCATCATCGGCAAGCAGCGCCACGGCCCCACGGGCACGATGGAGGTCTTCTTCGAACCCGAGTTCACCATCTTCCGCAATCTGGACACCCATCACGACCCGAGCGAGATTCACTGA
- a CDS encoding oxidoreductase: protein MATADARTAWITGAGSGIGQAAAVALARDGFAVVASGRRTEPLNETAAIIADAGGTCVVEPLDVADADACAAVADRTRQRFGGIDVLVANAGLNVKDRHLDSLSVADWRQVIDVDVNGVFQCIHPVLPMMRARGGGLIVNVSSWAGRWPAYLAGAAYNAAKHAVSAMNELINMEEGGNGIRATALCPGEVYTPIMDARPVPPPPEELEKMVQMADMGEVIAWLAALPPHVCINELVVSPTDNRIYRAQRIR from the coding sequence ATGGCGACAGCAGATGCACGGACTGCATGGATCACGGGCGCGGGCAGCGGAATTGGTCAGGCTGCGGCCGTCGCGCTCGCGCGTGACGGATTCGCCGTCGTCGCCAGCGGACGCCGCACTGAGCCACTGAACGAAACCGCCGCGATCATCGCGGACGCCGGCGGCACCTGCGTCGTCGAACCTCTCGACGTGGCCGACGCGGACGCCTGCGCCGCTGTTGCCGACCGCACCCGGCAGCGCTTCGGGGGCATCGATGTGCTGGTCGCCAACGCCGGTCTCAACGTGAAGGACCGTCATCTGGACAGCCTCAGCGTCGCCGACTGGCGGCAGGTCATCGACGTCGACGTCAACGGCGTCTTCCAGTGCATTCATCCCGTGCTGCCGATGATGCGCGCCCGGGGCGGCGGCCTGATCGTGAACGTCTCCTCCTGGGCCGGCCGCTGGCCCGCCTATCTGGCCGGGGCCGCCTACAACGCCGCCAAGCACGCGGTCAGCGCCATGAACGAGCTGATCAACATGGAGGAAGGCGGCAACGGCATCCGCGCCACGGCACTCTGTCCGGGCGAGGTCTATACGCCCATCATGGATGCTCGCCCCGTGCCGCCGCCGCCGGAGGAACTGGAAAAGATGGTGCAGATGGCCGACATGGGCGAAGTCATCGCCTGGCTGGCTGCGCTCCCGCCCCATGTCTGCATCAACGAACTGGTGGTCAGCCCCACCGACAACCGCATCTACCGGGCCCAGCGCATCCGCTGA
- a CDS encoding LysR family transcriptional regulator, with amino-acid sequence MDWDKLRIFHTVADAGSFTHAGELLNLSQSAVSRQVSALEESLRTTLFRRHARGLILTEQGELLYKTAREVFSKLAMAEAMLTDAKEKPRGDLTVSTTVGLGSTWLTPRIRAFIEAYPDISVHLVLTDGEVDLTMREADIAIKLRPPTQPDLIQRKMNSMNFHLYASPDYIKRRGTPKTPEDLDKHALIIYGAETVTPVPTSNWVMELGANPNRPRRPVLTVNNVYGLLLAVESGLGIAALPDYIVQGHSKAVRVLDDIAGPSFDTYFVYPEELRNSKRIAVFRDFLIQQVSDTQF; translated from the coding sequence ATGGATTGGGACAAGTTGCGCATTTTTCACACGGTCGCGGACGCCGGAAGCTTCACCCATGCGGGTGAACTATTGAACCTCAGCCAGTCGGCGGTCAGCCGGCAGGTAAGCGCCCTGGAGGAGAGCCTTCGGACGACGCTGTTCCGCCGACACGCCCGCGGCCTCATCCTCACCGAACAGGGCGAACTGCTCTACAAGACCGCCCGCGAAGTATTCTCCAAGCTGGCCATGGCCGAGGCCATGCTGACGGACGCCAAGGAGAAGCCGCGCGGCGACCTGACGGTCTCGACCACCGTCGGCCTTGGCTCGACCTGGCTGACGCCGCGCATCCGCGCGTTCATCGAGGCCTACCCAGACATCTCGGTCCATCTCGTGCTGACCGACGGGGAAGTCGACCTGACGATGCGCGAGGCCGATATCGCCATCAAGCTCCGGCCGCCGACCCAGCCGGACCTGATCCAGCGCAAGATGAACTCGATGAACTTCCACCTTTACGCCTCGCCCGACTACATCAAGCGGCGCGGCACACCGAAGACGCCGGAAGACCTCGACAAGCATGCCCTGATCATCTACGGCGCGGAAACGGTCACTCCGGTGCCGACCAGCAACTGGGTGATGGAACTGGGCGCCAACCCCAACCGGCCGCGCCGGCCGGTGCTGACGGTCAACAATGTCTACGGCCTGCTGCTGGCCGTCGAAAGCGGCCTCGGCATCGCCGCCCTGCCCGACTACATCGTCCAGGGCCACAGCAAGGCGGTACGCGTGCTCGACGACATCGCGGGCCCGAGCTTCGACACCTACTTCGTCTATCCGGAGGAACTCCGGAACTCGAAGCGAATCGCGGTGTTCCGGGATTTCCTCATCCAGCAGGTCTCGGACACCCAGTTCTGA
- a CDS encoding thioredoxin-disulfide reductase, which produces MAETIETKVLIIGSGPAGCTAAIYAARAGLQPVMVHGIQPGGQLTITTDVENYPGFADVIQGPWLMEQMEKQAANVGTRIVHDIVAEIDLSKRPFVAKGDGGNTYVGETVIISTGASAKWLGLPSEQKFQGFGVSACATCDGFFYRGKEVCVIGGGNTAAEEALFLTHFASKVWLIHRRDSLRAEHILQQRVLKHEKIEVVWDHVLDEVLGDEDPLGVTGVRIRHATSGETREIPVHGVFVAIGHNPNTELFSGQVDMDHEGYLLTAPDSTATNVPGVFASGDVQDKIYRQAVTAAGTGCMAALEAEKFAAAAELPQAAE; this is translated from the coding sequence ATGGCCGAAACGATTGAGACCAAGGTTCTGATCATCGGGTCGGGTCCGGCCGGGTGCACGGCGGCGATCTACGCCGCGCGCGCGGGCCTCCAGCCGGTCATGGTGCACGGCATCCAGCCGGGCGGTCAGCTCACCATCACCACCGACGTCGAGAACTACCCGGGATTCGCCGACGTCATCCAGGGCCCGTGGCTCATGGAGCAGATGGAAAAGCAGGCGGCCAATGTCGGCACCCGCATCGTCCACGACATCGTCGCGGAAATCGATCTTTCGAAGCGGCCCTTCGTGGCGAAGGGCGATGGCGGCAACACCTATGTCGGCGAGACCGTGATCATCTCCACCGGCGCCTCGGCCAAGTGGCTCGGCCTGCCCAGCGAGCAGAAGTTCCAGGGCTTCGGAGTCTCGGCCTGCGCCACCTGCGACGGCTTCTTCTACCGCGGCAAGGAAGTCTGCGTCATCGGCGGCGGCAACACCGCGGCCGAGGAAGCGCTGTTCCTGACCCACTTCGCCTCGAAGGTCTGGCTCATCCATCGCCGGGATTCGCTGCGTGCCGAGCACATCCTGCAGCAGCGTGTGCTCAAGCATGAAAAGATCGAGGTGGTCTGGGATCACGTGCTGGACGAGGTTCTCGGCGACGAGGATCCGCTGGGCGTCACCGGGGTGCGCATCCGTCACGCGACCAGCGGCGAGACCCGGGAGATTCCGGTGCACGGCGTCTTCGTCGCTATCGGGCACAACCCGAACACCGAGCTGTTCAGTGGCCAGGTCGACATGGACCACGAAGGCTACCTCCTCACCGCGCCCGATTCGACGGCCACCAACGTGCCCGGCGTCTTCGCCTCGGGCGACGTCCAGGACAAGATCTACCGCCAGGCCGTCACGGCCGCGGGCACCGGCTGCATGGCGGCGCTGGAGGCCGAAAAGTTCGCCGCCGCCGCCGAATTGCCCCAGGCCGCGGAGTAG